The following are from one region of the Erwinia billingiae Eb661 genome:
- a CDS encoding ATP-binding cassette domain-containing protein, which yields MSNVIEVKNLVKTFGRKGRWFAAGDHQVHAVKGVSLHLAAGETLAVVGESGSGKSTLARMLVGLETPTSGSIELMGQPRPQQAKASGRTIQYVFQDPVASLNPRKTIADILAIPLSHLCGYSAARRKTRMLELMEAVQMPADALLGYPHEFSGGQAQRLAIARALAAEARILVLDEPVSALDVSVQAQVLLLLDQLKTQFGLSYLFISHDLAVVESIADRVAVMYRGDLVECAPNEVLFASPQHSYTQTLLASAPRL from the coding sequence ATGAGCAACGTGATAGAAGTGAAAAATCTGGTGAAAACCTTTGGCCGTAAAGGCCGTTGGTTCGCGGCCGGTGACCACCAGGTGCACGCTGTTAAAGGGGTATCGCTGCACCTTGCCGCCGGGGAGACGCTGGCGGTGGTGGGTGAAAGCGGCTCGGGCAAAAGCACCCTGGCCAGAATGCTGGTCGGCCTGGAAACGCCGACCTCCGGCAGCATCGAATTGATGGGCCAGCCGCGCCCGCAGCAGGCGAAAGCATCGGGCCGCACCATTCAGTATGTGTTTCAGGATCCGGTGGCGTCGCTAAACCCGCGCAAAACCATTGCCGATATCCTGGCGATCCCGCTCAGCCATCTCTGCGGATATTCTGCCGCACGGCGCAAAACCCGCATGCTGGAACTGATGGAAGCGGTACAGATGCCCGCCGATGCCCTGCTCGGCTATCCGCATGAATTTTCAGGCGGCCAGGCACAGCGTCTGGCCATCGCCCGCGCGCTGGCGGCGGAAGCACGGATTCTGGTGCTCGACGAGCCGGTCAGCGCGCTGGACGTCTCGGTGCAGGCGCAGGTGTTGCTGCTGCTGGACCAGCTGAAAACGCAGTTCGGCCTCTCCTACCTGTTTATCAGCCACGACCTGGCCGTGGTGGAATCCATCGCCGATCGGGTGGCGGTGATGTATCGCGGAGATTTGGTAGAATGCGCACCGAACGAGGTGTTGTTTGCCTCTCCTCAGCACAGTTATACCCAAACGCTGCTGGCCAGCGCGCCCCGGCTGTAA
- a CDS encoding FadR/GntR family transcriptional regulator → MNAEKIPQADPVRRKRTDEIVDAIKESIVRDNLLPGDRLPQEKDLASRFAAGKSTVREALKSLEVQGLIRTKTGPGGGAFIESMSDNRAMSLLSNYLFTRELSIANIYALRKALEPLVAVSAIDNIDAAGFEQLHTLIKIYDHEPADEQERWNQRMAELDFHGVVASYSDNVLLAFLCHFLQRLLKDLAVCKDIYQRPEPVNRRAGIEYQYRLIEALRRKDAGEVDRIMTEHMQHAENAMLTLEATLEERFLSEKPAADRE, encoded by the coding sequence ATGAATGCCGAAAAAATCCCGCAGGCGGACCCCGTCCGTCGCAAGCGGACCGATGAAATTGTCGATGCGATCAAAGAGAGCATCGTGCGCGATAACCTGCTGCCCGGCGATCGCCTGCCGCAGGAAAAGGATCTCGCCAGCCGTTTTGCTGCCGGGAAAAGTACCGTGCGCGAAGCGTTAAAATCGCTGGAAGTTCAGGGGCTGATCCGCACCAAAACCGGCCCAGGCGGCGGTGCGTTTATTGAATCCATGAGCGACAACCGCGCGATGAGCCTGCTGTCGAACTACCTGTTCACCCGCGAGCTTTCCATCGCCAATATCTATGCCCTGCGCAAAGCCCTTGAGCCACTGGTGGCGGTCAGCGCCATCGACAATATTGACGCCGCCGGATTTGAGCAGCTGCATACGCTGATAAAAATCTACGATCATGAACCCGCTGACGAGCAGGAGCGCTGGAACCAGCGCATGGCCGAGCTGGATTTTCATGGCGTGGTGGCCAGTTATTCCGACAACGTGCTGCTGGCGTTTCTCTGTCACTTTTTGCAGCGGTTGCTGAAGGATCTGGCGGTGTGCAAAGACATTTATCAGCGCCCTGAGCCGGTCAACCGCCGCGCGGGCATTGAGTATCAGTATCGCCTGATTGAGGCCTTGCGCCGCAAGGATGCCGGTGAAGTCGACCGGATCATGACCGAGCATATGCAGCATGCGGAGAACGCCATGCTGACGCTGGAAGCGACGCTGGAAGAGCGGTTTTTGAGTGAAAAGCCTGCTGCCGATCGCGAATAA
- a CDS encoding AMP nucleosidase: MTQPSAPKGLSVAEALDKLDALYEEAVTALRTAINTYISSGKLPEESARANGLFVYPELRVSWAGDESGHRLTRAFGRFTRPGSYATTVTRPALARHYLSEQLEMLTGEYPVTLEVKPSKQEIPFPYVIDGSNLGLDRTMSAGLAKHFPTTELAQIGDENADGLYQPGEEFPLSHFDALRTDFSLARLRHYTGTPVEHFQSYVLFTNYTRYVDEFVRWGCEQIADPASPYEALSCAGSIFVTAETPNPQEAISGLAWKNHQMPAWHLIAKNGQGITLINIGVGPSNAKTICDHLAVLRPHTWLMIGHCGGLRESQSIGDYVLAHAYLRDDHVLDAVLPPDIPVPSIAEVQRALYDATKHVSGMPGDLVKQRLRTGTVVTTDDRNWELRYSASALRFNLSRAVAVDMESATIAAQGYRFRVPYGTLLCVSDKPLHGEIKLPGQANRFYEGAISEHLQIGICAIDLLRAEGDKLHSRKLRTFNEPPFR; the protein is encoded by the coding sequence ATGACTCAGCCTTCTGCCCCCAAGGGGTTGTCCGTCGCCGAGGCGCTGGACAAACTTGATGCCCTGTATGAAGAGGCCGTAACCGCCCTGCGTACCGCGATCAACACCTATATCAGCAGCGGAAAATTGCCGGAAGAGTCGGCTCGCGCGAATGGACTGTTTGTCTATCCTGAACTGCGCGTCAGCTGGGCCGGCGATGAATCCGGTCACCGGCTGACCCGTGCCTTTGGCCGCTTCACCCGTCCGGGAAGCTATGCCACCACCGTGACCCGCCCGGCGCTGGCCCGTCACTACCTTTCGGAACAGCTGGAAATGCTTACCGGGGAATATCCGGTCACGCTGGAAGTGAAACCGTCAAAGCAAGAAATCCCCTTCCCGTACGTGATTGACGGTTCGAACCTCGGCCTCGATCGCACCATGAGCGCCGGGCTGGCCAAGCATTTCCCGACGACCGAGCTGGCGCAGATTGGCGATGAAAATGCCGATGGCCTGTATCAGCCGGGTGAAGAGTTCCCGCTGTCGCATTTCGATGCGCTGCGCACCGACTTCTCGCTGGCCAGGCTGCGTCACTATACCGGCACGCCGGTTGAGCATTTCCAGTCCTACGTGCTGTTCACCAACTACACCCGCTATGTCGACGAGTTTGTGCGTTGGGGCTGTGAGCAGATCGCCGATCCGGCGTCGCCATATGAAGCCCTGTCCTGCGCCGGCAGCATTTTTGTTACCGCCGAGACGCCAAACCCGCAGGAAGCGATTTCCGGCCTGGCCTGGAAGAACCACCAGATGCCTGCCTGGCATCTGATTGCTAAAAATGGTCAGGGCATTACGCTGATCAATATCGGCGTGGGCCCGTCGAATGCCAAAACCATTTGCGATCATCTGGCGGTGCTGCGTCCGCACACCTGGCTGATGATTGGTCACTGTGGCGGCCTGCGCGAAAGCCAGAGCATCGGCGATTACGTGCTGGCGCATGCGTACCTGCGTGATGACCATGTGCTGGACGCGGTGCTGCCGCCGGATATCCCGGTGCCCAGCATTGCCGAAGTGCAGCGCGCGCTGTATGACGCCACCAAGCATGTCAGCGGCATGCCGGGCGACCTGGTAAAACAGCGTCTGCGTACCGGCACCGTGGTCACTACCGACGATCGCAACTGGGAGTTACGCTACTCCGCCTCGGCGCTGCGCTTTAACCTCAGCCGCGCGGTTGCGGTGGATATGGAAAGCGCCACCATTGCCGCGCAGGGTTATCGCTTCCGCGTTCCTTACGGCACGCTGCTTTGCGTTTCCGATAAGCCGTTGCACGGCGAAATCAAGCTGCCGGGTCAGGCGAACCGCTTCTATGAAGGGGCGATTTCCGAGCACCTGCAAATTGGTATCTGTGCGATTGATTTACTGCGGGCGGAAGGCGACAAGCTGCACTCGCGTAAGTTACGGACCTTCAACGAGCCACCGTTCCGCTAG
- a CDS encoding ABC transporter ATP-binding protein, with the protein MSQPMLEFRKVNVFYGPIQALKEISLTVNEGETVSLIGANGAGKSTLLMSIFGQPRIAAGQILYRGEDISQKSTHFIASNGIAQAPEGRRIFPDMTVEENLLMGTIPIGSRYQHEDKARMYDLFPRLEERRSQRAMTLSGGEQQMLAIARALMSRPKLLLLDEPSLGLAPIVVKQIFQILRELTQGGMTLFLVEQNANHALKLSDRAYVMVNGQIRLSGSGQELLVNPEVRSAYLGGT; encoded by the coding sequence ATGAGTCAGCCGATGTTGGAATTCCGCAAGGTGAACGTGTTTTACGGCCCGATTCAGGCGCTGAAGGAGATTTCGCTGACGGTCAACGAAGGCGAAACCGTCTCGCTGATCGGCGCCAACGGCGCGGGCAAGTCAACGCTGTTGATGTCGATATTTGGCCAGCCGCGGATTGCCGCCGGACAGATCCTCTATCGCGGCGAGGATATCAGCCAAAAATCCACCCACTTTATCGCCAGCAACGGCATTGCGCAGGCGCCTGAAGGACGACGCATCTTCCCCGATATGACGGTGGAGGAGAACCTGCTGATGGGCACCATTCCGATCGGCAGCCGTTACCAGCATGAAGATAAAGCGCGGATGTATGACCTGTTTCCCCGGCTGGAGGAACGCCGCAGCCAGCGTGCAATGACGCTGTCGGGCGGCGAACAGCAGATGCTGGCTATCGCCCGCGCGCTGATGAGCCGGCCAAAATTACTGCTGCTGGATGAACCCAGCCTGGGACTGGCACCGATTGTGGTGAAGCAGATTTTCCAGATCCTGCGCGAGTTGACGCAAGGCGGCATGACGCTGTTTCTGGTGGAGCAGAACGCCAACCATGCGCTTAAGCTGTCGGACCGGGCGTATGTGATGGTCAACGGGCAGATTCGCCTGAGCGGCAGCGGGCAGGAGCTGTTGGTCAATCCAGAGGTCAGAAGCGCCTATCTGGGTGGGACATAA
- a CDS encoding ATP-binding cassette domain-containing protein: protein MSDSILRVEHLMMHFGGIKALNDVNLDVGRGSITALIGPNGAGKTTVFNCLTGFYQATGGSIVLNAQSRMTDVIQVLGQKIRPADFINPARLGSRIYYKMFGGTHLVNRAGLARTFQNIRLFREMSVVENLLVAQHMQANRNLLAGILNTPGYRRAENQALDRAFYWLEVVNLVDCANRLAGTLSYGQQRRLEIARAMCTGPEMICLDEPAAGLNPVETQALSKIVRFLRQQHGVTVLLIEHDMGMVMEISDHVIVLDHGDVIARGTPSEIQTNVSVIAAYLGADEEEIAG, encoded by the coding sequence ATGAGCGACAGCATCCTGCGTGTTGAACATCTGATGATGCACTTTGGCGGCATCAAGGCGCTGAATGATGTCAATCTGGACGTCGGGCGCGGCTCAATAACCGCCTTAATCGGGCCGAACGGCGCGGGAAAAACCACGGTGTTTAACTGCCTGACCGGGTTTTATCAGGCCACCGGCGGCTCGATTGTGCTGAACGCGCAGTCGCGGATGACCGATGTGATCCAGGTGCTGGGGCAGAAGATCCGGCCGGCGGATTTCATTAATCCTGCGCGCCTCGGTTCCCGCATCTACTACAAAATGTTTGGCGGCACGCACCTGGTCAACCGGGCCGGACTGGCGCGTACCTTCCAGAATATCCGCCTGTTCCGCGAAATGTCGGTGGTCGAGAACCTGCTGGTGGCGCAACACATGCAGGCCAACCGCAATCTGCTGGCCGGGATCCTGAATACGCCCGGCTACCGTCGGGCGGAAAATCAGGCGCTGGACCGCGCCTTTTACTGGCTGGAGGTGGTGAACCTGGTGGATTGTGCCAACCGGCTGGCGGGCACGCTCTCCTATGGCCAGCAGCGGCGGCTGGAGATTGCCCGCGCGATGTGCACCGGGCCCGAGATGATCTGTCTGGACGAACCCGCTGCCGGCCTCAACCCGGTGGAAACGCAGGCGCTGAGCAAAATCGTGCGTTTCCTGCGTCAGCAACATGGCGTGACGGTGCTACTGATTGAGCATGATATGGGCATGGTGATGGAGATATCCGACCATGTGATCGTGCTGGACCACGGCGATGTGATTGCGCGCGGCACACCCAGCGAGATCCAGACCAACGTCAGCGTCATCGCGGCGTATCTGGGTGCAGACGAAGAGGAGATCGCCGGATGA
- the livM gene encoding high-affinity branched-chain amino acid ABC transporter permease LivM produces the protein MTDASLKPGLNIKQSLIDTVLAGLCALVVFGPIVGIVLKGYSYDLSPQRVAVLVGVVMAGKLLLSLTLQSTTGRKFVARFEGADDGVYVRPADYRSRMRWIIPLLLVLGILFPFIATKYLLTVAILGLIYVLLGLGLNIVVGLAGLLDLGYVAFYAIGAYGLALGYQYLGLGFWAMLPLGAVMAALAGALLGFPVLRMHGDYLAIVTLGFGEIIRLVLTNWVSFTGGPNGVSVPSPTFFGLEFGRRAKDGGVPIHEFLNITYDPNLKFIFIYTVLILVVLLVLFIKHRLTRMPIGRAWEALREDEIACRAMGLNHVLVKLSAFMMGASTAGIAGVFFATYQGFVNPTSFTFFESALILAIVVLGGMGSTLGVVLAAFVLTVAPELLRSFAEYRVLLFGVLMVLMMIWRPRGLVRTSRVGVPTRKGVAP, from the coding sequence ATGACGGATGCTTCTCTTAAGCCGGGCCTGAATATAAAACAAAGCCTGATTGATACGGTCCTGGCCGGGCTCTGTGCGCTGGTGGTGTTTGGTCCGATAGTTGGCATTGTGCTGAAGGGCTACAGCTACGATTTGTCGCCGCAGCGGGTGGCGGTGCTGGTGGGCGTGGTGATGGCGGGGAAGCTGCTGCTGAGCCTGACGCTGCAAAGCACCACCGGCCGTAAATTTGTTGCCCGTTTTGAAGGGGCTGACGATGGCGTCTACGTGCGGCCAGCGGATTACCGCAGCCGGATGCGCTGGATCATTCCGCTGCTGCTGGTGCTGGGCATACTGTTCCCGTTTATTGCCACAAAGTATCTGCTAACCGTGGCGATTCTGGGCCTGATCTACGTGCTGCTCGGCCTCGGGCTGAATATTGTGGTGGGGCTGGCGGGCCTGCTGGACCTGGGATATGTGGCGTTCTACGCCATCGGTGCCTATGGCCTGGCGTTGGGCTATCAGTACCTTGGGCTGGGCTTCTGGGCGATGCTGCCGCTGGGGGCGGTGATGGCGGCGCTGGCCGGGGCATTACTGGGTTTTCCGGTGCTGCGTATGCACGGCGATTATCTGGCGATTGTGACGCTGGGCTTTGGCGAGATTATCCGGCTGGTACTCACCAACTGGGTGAGCTTCACCGGTGGGCCAAACGGCGTCTCGGTGCCTTCACCGACCTTCTTCGGCCTGGAGTTTGGCCGCAGGGCGAAGGACGGCGGCGTACCGATCCACGAGTTTCTGAATATCACCTATGACCCCAACCTGAAGTTTATTTTTATCTACACGGTGCTGATTTTGGTGGTGCTGCTGGTGCTGTTTATCAAGCATCGCCTGACCCGCATGCCGATTGGCCGGGCGTGGGAAGCGCTGCGTGAAGATGAGATTGCCTGCCGCGCGATGGGGCTGAACCATGTTTTGGTCAAGCTCTCCGCGTTTATGATGGGCGCATCCACCGCCGGGATTGCCGGGGTGTTCTTCGCCACCTATCAGGGCTTTGTTAACCCGACCTCGTTTACCTTCTTTGAGTCCGCGCTGATCCTCGCCATCGTGGTGCTGGGCGGCATGGGTTCCACCCTTGGCGTGGTGCTGGCGGCCTTTGTGCTGACCGTGGCCCCCGAGCTTTTACGCAGCTTTGCCGAATACCGGGTGCTGCTGTTTGGCGTGCTGATGGTGCTGATGATGATCTGGCGGCCGCGAGGCCTGGTTCGCACCAGCCGGGTCGGGGTGCCAACACGAAAAGGAGTGGCGCCATGA
- a CDS encoding ABC transporter permease subunit, which yields MEAFFLQQLINGLTLGAVYGLIAIGYTMVYGIIGMINFAHGEVYMISAYLCAIGLALLASFGIHSFPLLIFGTLVFTIVVTGVYGWAIERVAYRPLRNSTRLAPLISAIGMSLILQNYVQLSQGPNQQGIPTMLTGVLRFDVGDGIVQITWTKVFILIAAFLGMAILTWIIQYTRLGRICRATQQDRRMASILGINTDRVISLVFVIGAAMAGLAGVLVTMNYGTFDFYAGFIIGIKAFTAAVLGGIGSLPGAMLGGLLLGIAEAQFAGMVNSDYKDVFSFGLLVVILIFRPQGLLGRPLVTKV from the coding sequence ATGGAAGCATTCTTTCTGCAACAGCTGATTAATGGGCTGACGCTGGGGGCCGTGTACGGCCTGATCGCCATCGGCTACACCATGGTTTACGGCATTATCGGTATGATTAACTTTGCTCACGGCGAAGTGTATATGATCTCCGCTTACCTCTGCGCCATCGGTCTGGCGCTGCTCGCCTCTTTCGGCATTCACTCCTTCCCGCTGCTGATCTTCGGCACGCTGGTGTTCACCATCGTGGTCACCGGCGTTTACGGCTGGGCGATTGAACGGGTGGCTTACCGGCCACTGCGCAACTCAACCCGTCTGGCACCGTTAATCTCAGCCATCGGCATGTCGCTGATTTTGCAAAACTACGTGCAACTCAGCCAGGGACCAAACCAGCAGGGCATTCCGACCATGCTCACCGGGGTGCTGCGTTTTGACGTCGGCGACGGCATCGTGCAAATCACCTGGACCAAAGTCTTTATCCTGATCGCCGCGTTCCTTGGCATGGCCATCCTCACCTGGATCATCCAGTACACGCGCCTGGGACGCATCTGCCGCGCCACGCAGCAGGATCGACGCATGGCCTCTATCCTCGGTATCAATACCGATCGGGTGATCTCGCTGGTGTTTGTGATTGGCGCGGCGATGGCCGGACTGGCGGGCGTGCTGGTGACCATGAACTACGGCACCTTCGATTTCTATGCCGGATTTATTATCGGCATCAAGGCCTTTACCGCAGCGGTGCTGGGCGGGATCGGTTCTCTGCCTGGCGCGATGCTGGGTGGCCTGCTGTTGGGCATCGCGGAAGCGCAGTTCGCCGGCATGGTGAACTCCGATTACAAAGACGTGTTCTCTTTTGGGCTGCTGGTGGTGATTTTGATTTTCCGCCCGCAGGGTTTACTGGGTCGTCCGCTGGTAACCAAGGTTTAG
- a CDS encoding branched-chain amino acid ABC transporter substrate-binding protein, with the protein MSLKLNKLSLQVVIAACLSTALYAHADVMIGVAGPFTGPNATYGAQYWKGASQAAADINAAGGIKGEKIVLVQGDDACEPKQAVAVANRLVDESKVSAVVGHFCSSSTMPASVVYDDAGVLTITPGSTNPQITERGQKDMFRMCGRDDQQGAVAANYMLDVLKAKKIAVIHDKDTYGQGLADATKAALEKRGTKEVLYEGLTRGEKDFNALVTKIGALKPDVVYFGGCHPEAGPLVRQMREQGVQAKFFSGDCIVTEELVTAAGGPQFTDGVLMTFGNDPRTIPAGKPVIDKFRAGGFEPEGYTLYAYASIQAIAAAYNGAGKDNAKASEWLKSHTVDTVMGPKSWDGKGDLKVSDYVVYKWDDKGKYHQL; encoded by the coding sequence ATGTCTTTGAAATTAAATAAGTTATCGCTTCAGGTTGTGATTGCTGCTTGTTTAAGTACCGCGCTGTATGCGCATGCGGATGTGATGATTGGGGTGGCAGGTCCGTTCACCGGCCCGAACGCCACTTACGGTGCGCAATACTGGAAAGGGGCCTCGCAGGCCGCAGCCGACATTAATGCGGCGGGCGGGATCAAGGGTGAAAAAATCGTACTGGTGCAGGGCGATGACGCCTGCGAACCGAAGCAGGCCGTCGCGGTCGCAAACCGTCTGGTGGACGAATCGAAAGTCTCGGCGGTGGTTGGCCACTTCTGCTCGTCCTCCACCATGCCAGCCTCGGTGGTGTATGACGATGCGGGCGTGCTGACCATCACCCCAGGCTCCACCAACCCACAAATCACTGAACGCGGCCAGAAAGACATGTTCCGCATGTGCGGACGTGACGATCAGCAAGGTGCCGTCGCCGCCAACTATATGCTGGACGTGCTGAAAGCGAAGAAAATCGCGGTGATCCACGATAAAGATACCTACGGCCAGGGCCTGGCGGATGCCACCAAAGCCGCGCTGGAAAAACGCGGTACTAAAGAGGTGCTTTACGAAGGTCTGACCCGTGGCGAGAAAGACTTTAATGCGCTGGTGACCAAAATCGGCGCGCTGAAACCCGACGTGGTGTACTTCGGCGGCTGTCACCCGGAAGCGGGTCCGCTGGTTCGTCAGATGCGTGAGCAGGGCGTGCAGGCCAAATTCTTCTCCGGCGACTGCATCGTGACGGAAGAGTTGGTGACTGCCGCCGGTGGACCGCAGTTTACTGACGGCGTGCTGATGACCTTCGGTAACGATCCGCGCACCATCCCGGCTGGCAAGCCGGTGATTGATAAATTCCGCGCCGGCGGCTTCGAGCCGGAAGGCTACACCCTGTATGCCTATGCCTCCATCCAGGCCATTGCCGCCGCCTATAACGGTGCGGGTAAAGACAATGCCAAAGCCAGCGAATGGCTGAAGTCGCATACCGTCGACACGGTCATGGGACCGAAATCCTGGGATGGCAAAGGCGACCTGAAAGTCTCGGATTACGTGGTCTACAAGTGGGATGACAAAGGCAAATATCACCAGCTCTGA
- the fusA gene encoding elongation factor G: MPRTIPLARYRNIGISAHIDAGKTTTTERILFYTGMSHRLGEVHDGAATTDWMAQEQERGITITSAAVSCFWPGMDRTFEPHRINIIDTPGHVDFTIEVERSMRVLDGAVMVYDSVGGVQPQSETVWRQANKYRVPRLAFVNKMDRQGADYFRVVQMMIDRLKANPVPIVIPIGSEENFRGVIDLNKMRAIFWDDESQGMTFSYQPIPEELLSTAQLWREKMVAAAAEASDTLMEKYLQDGDLSEEEVIAGLRQRTINGEIQPMLCGSAFKNKGVQRMLDAVVELMPSPLDIPPVKGLDEKGNEVERRADDEEKFSALAFKLMTDPFVGQLTFVRVYSGVLRKGDSVYNPIKGKKERIGRIVQMHANARHEVDEIRAGDIAACVGLKEVTTGETLSDPDAVITLERMEFPEPVISLAIEPKTKSDQEKMGLALQRLASEDPSFRLHTDEESGQTIISGMGELHLEIIVDRMKREFGVDANIGRPQVTYRETLRATAKEVEGKFVRQSGGKGQYGHVVLTLEPQEAGKGFAFEDATKGGVVPREYIPSVEKGVREAMNNGILAGYPLVDIKATLTFGSYHEVDSSEMAFRMAAIFAFKAAARQAKPVILEPVMKVEVETPEDYAGNVMGDLSSRRGLVQGMDELLGSRVIHAEVPLSEMFGYSTTLRSMSQGRATYSMEFHHYAEAPRNVADGIIAARGGKA; the protein is encoded by the coding sequence ATGCCCCGAACAATCCCTCTCGCTCGCTACCGTAACATCGGTATTTCAGCCCATATTGATGCCGGTAAAACCACCACCACCGAGCGCATCCTCTTTTATACCGGCATGAGTCATCGGCTGGGTGAAGTGCATGATGGCGCTGCGACGACGGACTGGATGGCGCAGGAGCAGGAACGCGGAATTACCATTACTTCAGCTGCGGTAAGCTGTTTCTGGCCCGGCATGGATCGCACCTTTGAACCGCACCGCATCAACATTATTGATACGCCCGGTCACGTCGATTTCACCATTGAAGTGGAGCGATCAATGCGCGTGTTGGATGGCGCGGTGATGGTGTATGACTCGGTGGGTGGCGTGCAGCCGCAGTCGGAAACGGTCTGGCGGCAGGCGAACAAGTATCGCGTTCCCCGGCTGGCGTTCGTCAATAAAATGGATCGCCAGGGTGCGGACTACTTCCGCGTGGTGCAGATGATGATCGACCGGCTGAAAGCCAATCCGGTGCCGATCGTCATTCCGATTGGCAGCGAAGAGAACTTCCGTGGGGTGATCGACCTGAACAAAATGCGCGCCATCTTCTGGGATGACGAAAGCCAGGGCATGACCTTCAGCTATCAGCCGATCCCGGAAGAGCTTCTGAGCACGGCGCAGTTATGGCGTGAAAAAATGGTCGCCGCCGCCGCTGAAGCCAGCGATACGCTGATGGAAAAGTATCTGCAGGACGGCGACCTCAGTGAAGAAGAGGTGATAGCCGGTCTGCGCCAGCGCACCATTAACGGCGAAATCCAGCCGATGCTGTGCGGCAGCGCGTTCAAGAACAAAGGCGTGCAGCGCATGTTGGATGCGGTGGTTGAACTGATGCCTTCGCCGCTGGATATTCCGCCGGTGAAAGGGCTGGACGAGAAGGGCAACGAGGTTGAACGCCGTGCTGATGACGAGGAAAAATTCTCGGCGCTGGCGTTCAAACTGATGACCGATCCCTTTGTCGGTCAGCTGACCTTTGTCCGCGTCTATTCCGGCGTACTGCGCAAAGGCGACAGCGTCTACAACCCGATTAAGGGCAAAAAGGAGCGCATTGGCCGAATCGTGCAGATGCATGCCAACGCGCGGCATGAAGTCGACGAGATCCGCGCCGGTGATATTGCCGCCTGCGTCGGGCTGAAAGAGGTGACAACCGGAGAAACGTTAAGCGATCCGGATGCGGTGATTACGCTTGAACGAATGGAGTTTCCTGAACCGGTTATTTCGCTGGCGATTGAACCGAAAACCAAAAGCGATCAGGAAAAAATGGGCCTGGCATTGCAGCGACTGGCGTCGGAAGATCCCTCGTTCCGTCTGCACACCGATGAAGAGTCAGGCCAGACCATTATCTCCGGGATGGGTGAGCTACATCTGGAAATCATCGTTGACCGCATGAAGCGTGAGTTCGGCGTCGACGCCAATATCGGCCGGCCGCAGGTGACCTACCGTGAAACTCTCCGCGCCACGGCGAAAGAGGTGGAAGGCAAGTTTGTGCGCCAGTCGGGCGGTAAAGGCCAGTACGGTCATGTGGTGCTGACGCTGGAACCGCAGGAAGCCGGTAAAGGCTTTGCCTTTGAGGATGCGACCAAGGGTGGCGTGGTGCCGCGCGAATATATTCCTTCCGTCGAGAAGGGCGTTCGTGAGGCGATGAATAACGGTATCCTGGCGGGTTATCCGCTGGTGGATATTAAGGCCACGCTGACCTTTGGTTCTTATCACGAAGTGGATTCGTCAGAGATGGCGTTTCGCATGGCGGCGATATTTGCCTTTAAAGCGGCGGCCCGTCAGGCCAAACCGGTGATCCTTGAGCCGGTGATGAAGGTGGAAGTGGAAACGCCGGAGGATTACGCCGGTAACGTGATGGGCGATCTGTCGTCCCGTCGCGGGCTGGTGCAGGGCATGGATGAACTGCTGGGCAGCCGGGTGATCCACGCCGAAGTGCCGCTGTCGGAGATGTTTGGCTACTCGACCACCTTGCGATCGATGTCGCAAGGTCGTGCCACCTACAGCATGGAGTTCCACCATTATGCAGAAGCGCCACGCAATGTGGCGGATGGCATTATCGCCGCACGCGGCGGTAAGGCGTAA
- a CDS encoding ArsR/SmtB family transcription factor — MIANHPEPQQIRLENVLFALGNPLRMEVVRILANQGEQACGTLLQGLAKSTMTHHWRVLRESGVIWQRPNGRENLLSLRREDLEARFPGLLESLLAAMESQR, encoded by the coding sequence ATGATTGCCAACCACCCTGAACCTCAACAGATTCGCCTGGAAAACGTGCTTTTTGCGTTGGGCAATCCGCTCCGAATGGAAGTGGTGAGGATACTGGCTAATCAGGGTGAACAGGCCTGCGGCACCCTTCTGCAGGGGCTGGCGAAATCCACCATGACCCACCACTGGCGCGTGTTGCGGGAAAGTGGCGTGATTTGGCAACGGCCAAACGGGCGGGAGAATTTACTGTCGCTGCGCAGGGAAGATTTAGAAGCCCGTTTCCCTGGGCTGCTGGAGTCCTTGCTGGCCGCTATGGAGAGCCAGCGTTAG